The following is a genomic window from Sporocytophaga myxococcoides DSM 11118.
ACAACTGGAATCGCTGTAGAGAACATTCCCACACTAAGACCTGCAATAATGTTGGTCGCAGCTCCAGTCATAGATTGACGTGCAATCATAGTTACAGGGCCCCTGTCTTTTCCAGTGTAATATTCGATTACAAGACTGATCAAAGTACCAACTAACAAACCTATGATTACTGAATAGAAAATATTCACAGAATCAACAGACAATCCATTAATGTTGATATGTTTATCAAACATGAAGTCAATGATAAAATAAGAGGCAATTGCTGTAAGAATTACTGCTCCGAAGTTACCGACATTCAAAGCTACCTGAGGACTTCCTTTTTCTCCAACTTTTACAAAAAAAGAAGCTATAATTGAAAAGATAAGACCTGCAGCAGCAAGGAACAATGGAAGTAATATTGCAGGATTAGTACCTGAGATATCTTTGGTCATTGGTGCTACTGTGAGTCCAAGTACCATCGTTGCAAGTATTGTACTAACATAGGATCCGAAAAGATCTGCACCCATACCGGCTACGTCACCTACGTTATCACCTACGTTATCTGCAATAACAGCAGGGTTTCTTGGATCATCTTCTGGGATGCCGGCTTCTACTTTTCCAACTAGGTCAGCTCCAACATCAGCAGCTTTAGTATAGATACCCCCGCCTACTCTGGCAAACAATGCAAGACTTTCAGCTCCTAGAGAAAAACCTATCATTACTTCAAGTACCTTTTTTACTCTCCACGGCTCAACACCTAAAACAGAATGAATGTTACTGAATAGAAGGAATAAAACACTTATTCCAATAATTCCTATAGCAACAACGTTTATCCCCATGACTATACCACCTGAAAATGACACGTCCAGGGCTTTGGAAAGACTTGTTTTGGCAGCCTGAGTAGTTCTTACATTGCTTTTAGTGGCTATTTTCATACCAAGAAAACCAGCAAGAGCTGAAAAACAAGCACCTACCAGGAACGCTACTCCTATCAGCCAGTGTGAATTCTCTTCTTCAGCCAAAAATGAAAGCAACCCAGCAATAACGATGACGAATATCGACAAGGCTTTATACTCAGCCTTTAGAAATGATAGAGCACCATCTGCTATATGCTTAGCGATTACAGTCATTTTGCCTTCTCCGGCAGGCTGACTGGTCACCCACTTAGTTTTAAAAAAAGTAAATATCAGAGCTAACACTCCGAGAATGATAATTCCAAAAATCTCCATTTTAATTAGTTTAGGTTATTAATTAATTAGTAAACAAGATTTATATTAACTATCAAATTTACAGTAATTTAAATCAAAACCTAAAAGATAAAATCGGTAGACATGAAACTGGAGTGATTTTCTTTTACGATCTCTTTTATAATTACTTTATTTGGTTCTATCTCTTTAGCAGCTACAAGAGTTCTGATAGAGAATGCTCTTAATGCATCTTCTACAGAGAGTGTTCCTTCTGCCGAATCTTTTCTTCCATTGAATGGAAATACGTCCGGTCCTCTTTGACACTGGCTGTTAATATTCACTCTACATACCTGATTCACAAGTCTGTCTACAAGGTAAGCCAAGTCTTTAGAATCGCTTCCGAATAAACTCACCTGCTGCCCATAATTAGAGTTAACAATATAATCGATAGGCTCCTGAACATCATCAAATGCTACTACAGGCACTGCAGGCCCAAATTGTTCTTCGTGG
Proteins encoded in this region:
- a CDS encoding sodium-translocating pyrophosphatase, with protein sequence MEIFGIIILGVLALIFTFFKTKWVTSQPAGEGKMTVIAKHIADGALSFLKAEYKALSIFVIVIAGLLSFLAEEENSHWLIGVAFLVGACFSALAGFLGMKIATKSNVRTTQAAKTSLSKALDVSFSGGIVMGINVVAIGIIGISVLFLLFSNIHSVLGVEPWRVKKVLEVMIGFSLGAESLALFARVGGGIYTKAADVGADLVGKVEAGIPEDDPRNPAVIADNVGDNVGDVAGMGADLFGSYVSTILATMVLGLTVAPMTKDISGTNPAILLPLFLAAAGLIFSIIASFFVKVGEKGSPQVALNVGNFGAVILTAIASYFIIDFMFDKHININGLSVDSVNIFYSVIIGLLVGTLISLVIEYYTGKDRGPVTMIARQSMTGAATNIIAGLSVGMFSTAIPVVILSLGIIFAFNMAGLYGVAIAASGMMATTGIQLAIDAFGPIADNAGGIAEMAALPKEVREKTDVLDSVGNTTAAIGKGFAIASAALTSLAMFSAYMETSGLEVIDIANAKVLAGLLIGGMTPFLFSGFAIQAVGQSANAMVEEVRRQFREIKGIMEGKAEADYEKCITISTKAALRHMILPGAIALTFPLIVGFTLGKMALGGFLAGVLVSGVMMAFFQSNAGGAWDNAKKMFETGVDINGKKYFKGSDPHKAAVVGDTVGDPFKDTSGPSLNILIKLVSIVAMVIASLLSAS